GCGATGTGGGTCAGCGTTCCCTTCTCACCGATGGCAAAGATCCCGATGCTGTCGTGCAACCGATTACCCGCGTAGACGAACCGACCGTCGGCGGAAACCAGGATCTCGGAGCAGAAGTTACTGCCCGCGAACTTGGGTGGCAGTGTGGAGATCGTCTGTCGAGAGGTCAGCGCGCCGGTCGTGCCGTCGTAGTCGAACAGCACGACCGTCGAACCTTCCTCCTGAATGGAGTAGAACCACTTACCGTTGGGGTGAAAGTGGAAGTGCCGGGGGCCGTCACCGGGCGGCAGCGTAACCGCGGGCGGATCGTTCGGCGTCAGCGTGCCCTTCTTCTCGTCGAACTTCCAAACGAAGATCTTGTCTAACCCCAGGTCCACGTGCAGGACGAAGCGCCCGCTCGGGTCGGCCTCAATCATGTGCGCGTGCGTCCGGTCGTGACCACTAAAAGCGAAGCTGCCCGGCGGGGCGTGCGTCGCCTTGGTGGGGCCGATCTTACCGGAATCGTTCTTGATGTCGGTGGCGTCGCCCAACCGCCCGTCTTCGAGGATCGGCAGTACGGCAACGGACCCACCGAAGTAGTTGGCCACCAGCACGAACTTCTTGGACGGGTGAATGCTCACGTAGGTGGGGCCGGCGCCGCCCGAGGTCACCGTGTTGAGCAACTTCAGTTTGCCGTCCGCCCGGTCGATCGCGAACGCGCTGACCGTGCCCACCTTGTCCTTACCCACGCGATCGGTTTCGTTGGCCGAATACAGTCGCGTTCCAGCCGCGTTGACGGCCAGACAGCTCGGGCTCGTGCCCATTTCGTGAACGCCGGTCGCCGTTAGCGCCCCGGTGGTGCGGTCCGCTTTAAAAATGTGAATGCCGCGTCCGTTCCCGGGCGGCAGATCCACTTGAGTCGGCAACACGTCGCGCAGCGGAGAACTGAACGTCCCCACGAAAGCGAGGAGCGGTTTGTCGGCTTTGTCTGCTTCCGCGCAGAGCGCCCCGCCCATGAGAGGCGCGGAGCCTACCAGCGCAACGGAGTTCTTAACGAACGAACGGCGTGAGTGTTCGTGTGAGTTCATGGTGTGGGAACGGTGTGTCAGGATGAAGGCGGGACCAACTCGAATCGAGGTGCCCATCATCCCCATTTACACGCAGCAATCAACGGAAAATGGTTCGTTAGACTTCCGCCCACGTGTTCGTGCTCGATTCGCAATGATTGCGAATATCACGAAACCCTCCGTCCGTGGTAGGCTCTCCTGGACCGTGGAGACTTCCCGTGTCCCGAACCGCTGCTGTCGTATTGCTCTTGCTCGTGCCCGCGATCGCTCGGGCTGATGCCGCCCCAATTATTCCGGGATTCCGCACGGTTTGGATCGACGTCACCTTCACGGTCGAGCGCGATTACCCCGACTTCGAGTTCTACCTGTTAGGCCCGTATTTCGATGACCAGCCAGAAAAGTTGCTGCTCTCCCCTTCCGCATCGGTTCGGATGACGGGTGGTACGGGCTCTCGGTACAGTCACGCGCAGGTCTACGCGGTGCGGAAATCGCAGCTCACCGAGTTACCCGGGCCACCATCGGCCGAGTGGTTACGGTGGCACCGAGAAGGAGTGTGCCCGGAGGAGATCAATTTCCGCACGGCCCTGCTGTTCACCGATACCCGGGATCGGATCGAGATCACGTACCGCGTCGAAGTCAGACAAGACAGCGGGCACGTCGTGAAAATCGGAGAGAACGTCGGTAACAGGTGGGTCGAGCGGGGTTGGATCGCGGCGGCCATATTCGTTCCGCTCGGGATCATCAGCCTCGGGCTCTGGCGCGTGAGAAGAGTGCGCCGCCTACGCACTCCATGAATGTTCAACAACTGGGGCGCGATACTGTTATCGCTTTCGCATTCGACGAGACACTTTTAGTTCGCCTTTGCCTGCGACTGGGACCACTCCAGCGTGCGGCGCAGCCCCTCGGCAAACGGCACCGTGGGTGCGTAACCGAGGTCGGCCCGGATGCGGTCGATCTTCGCGCGCGAGTGC
This region of Gemmata massiliana genomic DNA includes:
- a CDS encoding lactonase family protein, which codes for MGGALCAEADKADKPLLAFVGTFSSPLRDVLPTQVDLPPGNGRGIHIFKADRTTGALTATGVHEMGTSPSCLAVNAAGTRLYSANETDRVGKDKVGTVSAFAIDRADGKLKLLNTVTSGGAGPTYVSIHPSKKFVLVANYFGGSVAVLPILEDGRLGDATDIKNDSGKIGPTKATHAPPGSFAFSGHDRTHAHMIEADPSGRFVLHVDLGLDKIFVWKFDEKKGTLTPNDPPAVTLPPGDGPRHFHFHPNGKWFYSIQEEGSTVVLFDYDGTTGALTSRQTISTLPPKFAGSNFCSEILVSADGRFVYAGNRLHDSIGIFAIGEKGTLTHIADEWTRGNYPRNFSFDPTGQFLYCCNQRADNVTVFRVDRKTGGLTFTGHYTPVGNPSIVVFLDLAKPGE